The following proteins are encoded in a genomic region of Fusarium oxysporum f. sp. lycopersici 4287 chromosome 1, whole genome shotgun sequence:
- a CDS encoding DNA-directed RNA polymerase II subunit RPB7, translating to MFFLYNLERKVTLHPSFMGRNMHDLVTAKLLKDVEGTCAGSYFIISIMDAFEISEGRILPGLGMAEFTVGYRAVVWRPFKGETVDAVVHSINPQGFFAHAGPLQLFVSAHLIPSDVKYDPNATPPQFTNNEDTSIEPQTHVRVKIIGTRTEVGEMWAIGSIKEDYLGCLQAS from the exons ATGTTTTTTCTTTATAATTTGGAGCGCAAGGTCACCTTGCACCCTTCTTTCATGGGTCGCAACATGCACGACCTCGTGACCGCGAAGCTCTTGAAGGATGTTGAAGGCACATGCGCTGGCAGCTACTTCATCATTTCCATCATGGACGCTTTCGAAATTTCTGAAGGACGAATTCTCCCCGGTCTTGGTATGGCTGAATTTACTGTCGGATATCGCGCCGTAGTTTGGCGGCCATTCAAAGGCGAGACG GTCGATGCAGTCGTACACTCTATAAACCCACAAGGCTTCTTCGCTCATGCAGGACCTCTGCAGCTATTTGTTTCAGCCCAT TTGATTCCTAGTGATGTGAAATATGACCCCAATGCGACGCCACCTCAGTTCACAAACAACGAGGACACCTCTATTGAGCCACAAACTCACGTTCGCGTCAAAATTATCGGTACTCGAACAGAGGTTGGAGAAATGTGGGCCATTGGTAGCATCAAGGAGGATTACTTGGG ATGCCTCCAAGCTTCTTAA